One Dictyostelium discoideum AX4 chromosome 3 chromosome, whole genome shotgun sequence genomic region harbors:
- a CDS encoding 3beta-hydroxysteroid dehydrogenase, with translation MSKSYLVVGGCGFLGRYIVESLLARGEKNVHVFDIRKSFEDDRVTFHIGDIRKTEDLESACKGITTVFHTASPTHGMGYDIYYSVNVIGTERLIEACIKCGVKQLVYTSSSSVVFNGKDIVNGDETLPYVDKHIDPYNKTKELGERAVLKAKGSNLLVCALRPAGIFGPREVQGWPQFLKAAKEGKNKFMFGDGNNLCDWTYIDNVVHAHILAADNMTTNSPISGSVYFITNDEPIPFWDMPIFAYEAFGYERPKMKIPFTIMYCIAWMIDLITLLLSPFVKLHPTISLFRIIYTNSTRYFNIEKAKKELKYKPIVSLRDGMEKTKEWFLQQNPSFINKSKETSKLLKK, from the exons atgtcaaaa tcataTTTAGTTGTTGGTGGTTGTGGATTTTTAGGTAGATATATtgttgaatcattattagCAAGAGGTGAAAAGAATGTTCATGTATTTGATATTAGAAAATCATTTGAAGATGATAGAGTAACATTTCATATTGGTGATATTAGAAAAACTGAAGATTTAGAAAGTGCATGTAAAGGAATTACCACAGTTTTCCATACAGCATCACCAACTCATGGTATGGGATATGATATTTATTATAGTGTAAATGTTATTGGTACAGAGAGATTAATTGAAGCATGTATTAAATGTGGAGTTAAGCAATTGGTTTATACAAGTAGTTCAAGTGTTGTATTCAATGGTAAAGATATTGTCAATGGTGATGAAACTTTACCATATGTAGACAAACATATAGATCCATATAATAAAACCAAAGAATTGGGTGAACGTGCAGTTTTAAAGGCAAAGGGTAGCAATTTATTGGTTTGTGCATTACGTCCAGCTGGTATTTTTGGTCCAAGAGAGGTCCAAGGTTGGCCACAATTTTTAAAGGCTGCTAAAGagggtaaaaataaattcatgtTTGGTGATGGTAATAATCTCTGTGATTGGACTTACATTGATAATGTAGTTCATGCTCATATTCTAGCAGCTGATAATATGACCACAAATAGTCCAATCTCAGGTAGTGTCTATTTCATTACAAATGATGAACCAATTCCATTTTGGGATATGCCAATCTTTGCCTACGAGGCATTCGGTTATGAAAGaccaaaaatgaaaattccaTTCACCATCATGTATTGTATAGCTTGGATGATCGATCTCATTACACTcttattatcaccatttgTTAAACTTCATCCAACCATCTCTCTCTTCCGTATCATTTATACCAATAGTACTCGTTATTTTAACATTGAAAAAGCAAAGAAAGAACTTAAATATAAACCAATAGTTTCACTTAGAGATGGTATGGAAAAAACTAAAGAATGGTTCCTTCAACAAAATCCTTCCTTCATaaacaaatcaaaagaaacttcaaaattattaaaaaaataa
- the sodD gene encoding superoxide dismutase codes for MVKAICVVKGAVVNGTIIFSQENEGSPVYVNGTISGLSGGLHGFHIHEFGDTSNGCLSAGAHFNPFHVEHGGPNSAIRHVGDLGNITSCPSSKVANVLIQDNVISLFGDLSIIGRTLVVHENQDDLGLGGNLSKTTGNAGARVACGILAKI; via the exons atggtaaaagCTATTTGTGTGGTTAAAGGGGCAGTTGTAAATGGAACTATAATATTTTCACAAGAAAATGAAGGATCTCCAGTTTATGTGAATGGTACTATTAGTGGGTTAAGCGGTGGTTTACATGGTTTTCATATTCACGAGTTTGGAGATACAAGCAATGGTTGTTTAAGTGCAG gaGCACATTTCAATCCATTTCATGTTGAACATGGTGGTCCAAACAGTGCAATTCGTCATGTTGGTGATTTAGGGAATATAACATCATGTCCTTCTAGTAAAGTTGCCAACGTATTAATACAAGATAACGTTATCTCTCTATTCGGGGACTTGTCAATAATTGGGAGAACATTGGTAGTTCACGAAAATCAAGATGATTTAGGATTAGGAggaaatttatcaaaaacaaCTGGAAATGCTGGAGCAAGAGTAGCATGTGGAATTTTGGcaaagatttaa